A stretch of Deinococcus fonticola DNA encodes these proteins:
- the truD gene encoding tRNA pseudouridine(13) synthase TruD, whose translation MTLVFDWSALAQLVPGEGTGGVLRQSPPDFRVEEVPAYAPCGAGEFVYLKVEKTGHTTAHVVRELCTQLGVRDRDVGVAGLKDRHAVTTQWLSLPGKFERHLGQFALEGVRVLEVTRHSNKLGLGHLHGNRFVVRVREAQGQADRAAAILAELEGLGVPNYFGPQRFGLGGLNAEEGLRVLRGESRLRDPRVRRFLTSSVQSAVFNAFVSLRLQRGLFDRVVAGDMAKKHATGGVFMVEDAERETPRAQAREISATGTLFGRKVKPLTLVAGELEAETLAGFGLSPAAFDSRKGDRRLTRVFPSEASVAAEQDGFTASFTLPKGSFATSVLREIMKTEVDSPASQGAQADDPLMWPEENE comes from the coding sequence GTGACTCTGGTGTTTGACTGGTCGGCCCTGGCGCAACTCGTCCCTGGTGAGGGCACCGGAGGGGTGTTGCGCCAGTCGCCGCCGGATTTCCGGGTGGAAGAGGTGCCGGCTTACGCGCCGTGCGGCGCGGGGGAGTTCGTCTACCTGAAGGTGGAAAAAACGGGGCATACCACAGCGCATGTGGTGCGGGAATTGTGCACGCAACTGGGCGTGCGCGACCGGGACGTGGGCGTGGCTGGCCTGAAAGACCGGCACGCGGTGACCACGCAGTGGCTCAGCCTGCCGGGAAAATTCGAGCGGCACCTGGGGCAGTTTGCGCTGGAGGGCGTACGCGTGCTGGAGGTAACGCGGCACAGCAACAAGCTGGGGCTGGGACACCTGCACGGCAACCGCTTCGTGGTGCGCGTGCGGGAGGCCCAGGGTCAGGCGGACAGGGCCGCCGCCATCCTGGCCGAACTGGAGGGGCTGGGCGTGCCGAATTACTTCGGGCCGCAGCGCTTCGGGCTGGGCGGCCTGAACGCCGAGGAGGGCCTGCGTGTCCTGCGCGGCGAGTCGAGGCTGCGTGACCCACGGGTGCGGCGGTTTCTGACCAGCAGCGTGCAGAGCGCGGTGTTCAACGCCTTCGTGAGTCTGCGCCTTCAGCGCGGCCTGTTTGACCGGGTGGTGGCCGGGGACATGGCCAAGAAACACGCGACGGGCGGGGTTTTCATGGTCGAGGACGCCGAACGCGAGACCCCCAGGGCGCAGGCGCGGGAAATCAGCGCCACCGGGACGCTGTTTGGACGCAAGGTCAAGCCGCTGACCCTCGTGGCGGGCGAACTGGAGGCCGAAACGCTGGCGGGGTTTGGCCTCTCCCCCGCCGCCTTCGATTCGCGCAAGGGAGACCGGCGCCTGACGCGGGTGTTTCCGAGCGAGGCCAGCGTGGCGGCCGAACAGGACGGGTTTACCGCCTCGTTTACCCTGCCGAAAGGGAGTTTTGCCACCAGTGTCCTGCGCGAGATTATGAAGACCGAGGTGGACTCGCCCGCGTCCCAGGGGGCGCAGGCAGACGATCCACTGATGTGGCCGGAGGAGAACGAATGA
- a CDS encoding helix-turn-helix domain-containing protein produces the protein MTLSSSSLPEAISTLGVLPPAGPGCVHLPLEVTPQELARYAVGLANARGGTVLVGADLAALEKVPERDASGLHPLMVTHAIFELSGGRLSVNVQHHRLPNGARVLAVFVPQAPYVLAAPDGAVIAWDGLHLVPVSPAFSEVSADQDFTAVVPPDASLADLDPAEVARLRSLGRRTEAASLPDLDFLRELGLLQPSGGALRPTLAAILLAGTPAALKAHVPQSEVCYYHHASPDIEFHFREDLLRPIPALLTRLAELIQARNRFTPVQVGLFRIEVWDQDEAVYREALLNALTHRDYTLRDVVHVHHYPDRLEIMNPGGLTGGITPGNILRHQPKRRNPLLAEVLARLGLVERAGVGIDKMFSLMLRHGKEPPEFLNYPDAVTLSLHSPGFDAEFVRFVARKQEDMQTLSLDMLIVLSLLAREGEATRPHLARALQLPEDRTPRLLRSMEGHGLIRKAGVGRGIAYQLSDEVQGALGRSTQAIRPIPPQPLPAPPVSEPPHESANQAPPVKPQRPRRAADPHAPSAAEVRAIALALAREQGRVRNRDLRGTCGLNTQQAWKILRKLVLDGHLRKSGNGTRDAAYELTAGPAE, from the coding sequence GTGACGCTGTCTTCCTCTTCGCTGCCCGAGGCCATCTCCACGCTGGGGGTGCTGCCCCCTGCCGGGCCAGGCTGCGTTCACCTGCCGCTGGAGGTCACACCGCAGGAACTGGCGCGGTACGCGGTGGGCCTGGCGAACGCGCGGGGCGGAACGGTGCTGGTGGGTGCAGACCTGGCGGCCCTCGAAAAGGTGCCGGAGCGCGACGCCAGCGGGCTCCACCCCCTGATGGTCACGCACGCGATCTTCGAGCTGTCAGGCGGGCGGCTGAGCGTGAACGTGCAGCACCACCGCCTGCCGAACGGCGCGCGGGTGCTGGCGGTGTTCGTCCCGCAGGCCCCCTACGTGCTGGCGGCGCCCGACGGCGCAGTGATCGCCTGGGACGGCCTGCATCTGGTGCCGGTCAGTCCGGCGTTCAGTGAGGTGAGCGCCGATCAGGATTTCACGGCGGTGGTGCCTCCCGACGCTTCACTGGCCGACCTCGACCCGGCGGAGGTGGCGCGGCTGCGTTCGCTGGGGCGGCGTACCGAGGCCGCCAGCCTGCCGGATCTGGACTTTCTGCGCGAGCTGGGACTGCTGCAACCCAGCGGCGGGGCGCTGCGGCCCACGCTGGCGGCCATCCTGCTGGCGGGCACCCCGGCGGCGCTGAAGGCGCACGTACCGCAATCAGAGGTGTGCTACTACCACCACGCCTCGCCGGACATCGAGTTTCATTTCCGCGAAGACCTTCTGCGCCCCATTCCCGCACTGCTGACCCGCCTGGCTGAACTGATCCAGGCCCGCAACCGCTTCACGCCGGTGCAGGTGGGCCTCTTCCGCATCGAGGTGTGGGACCAGGACGAGGCGGTGTACAGAGAAGCGCTGCTAAACGCCCTGACACACCGCGATTACACCCTGCGGGACGTGGTGCACGTGCACCATTACCCGGACCGACTGGAGATCATGAACCCCGGTGGCCTGACCGGGGGAATCACGCCGGGCAACATCCTGCGCCACCAGCCCAAGCGCCGCAATCCCCTGCTGGCCGAGGTGCTGGCCCGACTGGGCCTGGTCGAGCGCGCCGGGGTGGGCATCGACAAGATGTTCAGCCTGATGCTGCGCCACGGCAAGGAACCCCCCGAGTTCCTGAACTACCCGGACGCCGTGACCCTCAGCCTGCACAGTCCCGGTTTCGACGCGGAGTTCGTGCGGTTCGTGGCCCGCAAGCAGGAGGACATGCAGACCCTGTCGCTGGACATGCTGATCGTGCTGAGCCTGCTGGCCCGTGAGGGCGAGGCCACCCGCCCTCACCTGGCACGCGCCCTGCAACTCCCAGAAGACCGCACCCCGCGCCTGCTGCGCAGCATGGAAGGCCACGGCCTGATCCGCAAAGCCGGGGTGGGCCGTGGCATCGCCTACCAGCTGTCGGACGAGGTGCAGGGCGCCCTGGGCCGCTCTACACAGGCTATCCGGCCCATCCCGCCGCAGCCACTGCCCGCTCCACCCGTTTCCGAGCCACCGCACGAATCTGCCAACCAAGCCCCACCAGTGAAACCTCAGCGCCCCAGACGGGCGGCCGACCCACACGCGCCCAGCGCCGCCGAAGTGCGGGCCATTGCGCTGGCACTGGCCCGCGAACAGGGCCGCGTGCGCAACCGCGACCTGCGCGGCACCTGCGGCCTGAACACCCAGCAGGCCTGGAAAATCCTGCGCAAACTGGTGCTTGACGGCCACCTCAGGAAATCAGGCAACGGCACGCGCGACGCCGCCTACGAACTGACGGCCGGGCCGGCGGAATAA
- a CDS encoding RsmB/NOP family class I SAM-dependent RNA methyltransferase, producing MSRPDRRPDPSNPAREVAVRVLYRVLEGEAFAAPALDRALREARLPARDAGLATHIVYGTLRHYPSLMAALSPLLTGETQRKTWAVLLAGTFEKLFLHTPTHAVVNEYVNLTRSARLGPSGLVNAVLRRVEAVSAPSHELPEWLANVYAELFGQQAAQVTASLLQPQPLWLSLSEEGAKLIEEDGGKILRSLDEVDEVELPGSLRDSPAFTRGHAQPMNPASLACVHALGDVQGQRVLDLAGGAGVKAAMLAARGADVTSVDLLSRKHEAARANLKRLGLQAQFVTHDLRRPLDVPKSNFVLLDAPCTGSGTLRSHPEIKLRLTPQDVTELSELQGRMLPNAADLVEPGGVLVYSVCSVTPQEGPEVVQNFVNVHPEFMPEELPPLDIPVLREGPGIMTVPLDGVDGFYIARLRRKS from the coding sequence ATGTCGCGTCCTGACCGCCGCCCCGACCCCAGCAACCCCGCGCGTGAAGTGGCGGTGCGCGTGCTGTACCGCGTGCTGGAGGGCGAGGCGTTCGCCGCTCCGGCCCTTGACCGGGCGCTGCGTGAGGCGCGCTTGCCCGCGCGGGATGCGGGGCTGGCGACCCACATCGTGTACGGCACCCTGCGGCATTACCCCTCGCTGATGGCGGCCCTTTCGCCACTGCTGACGGGCGAAACGCAGCGTAAAACGTGGGCGGTGCTGCTGGCAGGAACGTTCGAGAAACTGTTCCTGCACACGCCGACGCACGCCGTGGTGAACGAGTACGTGAACCTGACGCGCAGCGCCCGGCTGGGGCCAAGCGGACTGGTCAACGCCGTGCTGAGACGCGTGGAAGCCGTATCTGCCCCGTCGCACGAGTTGCCGGAGTGGCTGGCGAACGTGTACGCGGAACTGTTCGGGCAGCAGGCCGCGCAGGTCACGGCCAGCCTGCTTCAGCCGCAACCCCTGTGGCTGAGCCTGTCCGAAGAGGGCGCGAAACTGATCGAGGAGGACGGTGGCAAGATCCTGCGTTCGCTGGATGAAGTGGATGAAGTCGAGTTGCCCGGTTCCCTGCGGGACAGTCCGGCCTTCACGCGGGGCCATGCCCAGCCCATGAACCCGGCCAGCCTCGCGTGCGTTCACGCCCTGGGCGACGTGCAGGGCCAGCGTGTCCTTGACCTGGCGGGCGGCGCGGGCGTGAAGGCGGCCATGCTGGCGGCGCGGGGCGCGGACGTCACAAGCGTGGACTTGCTGTCACGCAAGCACGAGGCCGCTCGGGCGAACCTGAAACGCCTGGGCCTTCAGGCGCAGTTCGTCACGCATGACCTGAGGCGACCGCTGGACGTTCCGAAATCGAATTTTGTGCTGCTGGACGCGCCCTGCACCGGCAGCGGCACGCTGCGCAGCCACCCGGAGATCAAGTTGCGCCTGACCCCGCAGGACGTGACGGAATTATCGGAACTTCAGGGCAGGATGCTCCCGAATGCGGCTGACCTGGTCGAACCGGGTGGGGTGCTGGTGTACTCGGTGTGCAGCGTCACGCCGCAGGAGGGGCCGGAAGTCGTGCAGAACTTCGTGAACGTGCACCCGGAATTTATGCCCGAGGAGTTACCCCCCCTGGACATCCCCGTACTGCGCGAGGGGCCAGGCATCATGACCGTGCCCCTGGACGGCGTGGACGGCTTTTACATCGCCCGGCTCAGGCGCAAAAGTTAA
- the deoD gene encoding purine-nucleoside phosphorylase, which translates to MSIHLNAQPGQIAETVLLPGDPLRAQHIAETFFENPVQHNSVRGMLGFTGTYKGQRVSVQGTGMGIPSAMIYAEELITQYGCKNLIRVGTCGSYQEHVKVRDLVIGQAASTDSNINKIRFGEKTFAPVASFELLLAAYQIAQERGFTTHVGNIISSDTFYHDDYDQYKIWKDFGVLAVEMEAAGLYTTAAKHGVKALTILTVSDHLITHEVTTAEERQLTFNGMIEVALDAALNIQ; encoded by the coding sequence ATGAGCATTCACCTGAACGCCCAGCCCGGCCAGATTGCCGAAACCGTCCTGCTGCCCGGCGACCCCCTGCGCGCCCAGCACATCGCCGAAACCTTCTTCGAGAACCCGGTGCAGCACAACAGCGTGCGCGGCATGCTGGGTTTCACCGGCACCTACAAGGGCCAGCGCGTCAGCGTGCAGGGCACCGGCATGGGCATTCCCAGCGCCATGATCTACGCCGAGGAACTGATCACCCAGTACGGCTGCAAGAACCTGATTCGCGTCGGCACCTGCGGCAGTTACCAGGAGCACGTGAAAGTCCGCGACCTCGTCATCGGGCAGGCCGCCAGCACCGACAGCAACATCAACAAAATTCGTTTCGGAGAGAAGACCTTCGCGCCCGTCGCCAGCTTCGAACTTTTGCTGGCCGCGTACCAGATCGCGCAGGAACGCGGTTTCACCACGCACGTCGGCAACATTATTTCCAGCGACACCTTCTACCACGACGACTACGACCAGTACAAAATCTGGAAGGACTTCGGCGTTCTGGCCGTCGAAATGGAAGCCGCCGGGCTGTACACCACCGCCGCCAAGCACGGCGTGAAGGCCCTGACCATCCTGACCGTCAGCGACCACCTGATCACGCACGAGGTCACCACCGCCGAGGAACGCCAGCTCACCTTCAACGGCATGATCGAAGTCGCGCTGGACGCCGCCCTGAACATTCAGTAA
- a CDS encoding immunity 49 family protein has protein sequence MLAKILASRVTAQDFSLTSLGSRALESLGLLALKGEAGSDEAAKFLGIAAHAESYSLELANYPEGSREIEVLIPPRADSFFRLTVGPNSTAHPDRWLRAFYLTLMWWQPALIDNVLLNISYEVLQASSTKSPAYRYLQVEAAKALYRDAPDAPEKILETLEAMDHLPGDSQEFAAFIAMHECGMMAKLALRDEAGFNQEVELALASHVKFYCEGETRRNGPEAWLCLPALGLSALAKRRGMSVTVQSPYLPHALL, from the coding sequence ATGTTGGCCAAAATTCTTGCCAGCCGTGTCACGGCACAGGACTTTTCTCTGACGTCCCTCGGCAGCCGCGCACTCGAATCGCTGGGCCTGTTGGCACTGAAGGGAGAGGCAGGAAGCGATGAAGCAGCCAAATTCCTGGGGATAGCGGCCCACGCCGAAAGTTACTCCCTGGAACTGGCCAACTACCCCGAGGGTTCCAGGGAAATTGAAGTATTGATTCCACCCCGCGCAGACAGCTTCTTCCGCCTGACGGTGGGGCCGAACAGTACCGCGCACCCCGACCGCTGGTTACGGGCGTTTTACCTCACGCTGATGTGGTGGCAACCGGCCCTGATCGACAACGTTCTGCTGAACATCAGCTACGAAGTGTTGCAGGCGTCCAGCACCAAATCTCCAGCTTACCGTTACTTGCAGGTGGAGGCGGCCAAAGCGCTCTACCGCGACGCGCCGGACGCGCCCGAGAAGATTCTGGAGACGCTGGAAGCCATGGATCACCTGCCCGGGGACAGCCAGGAATTCGCGGCTTTCATTGCCATGCACGAATGCGGAATGATGGCGAAACTGGCCCTGAGGGACGAAGCGGGCTTCAATCAGGAAGTCGAACTGGCCCTGGCCAGTCACGTGAAGTTCTACTGCGAGGGGGAAACGCGGCGCAACGGCCCGGAGGCGTGGCTGTGCCTGCCAGCACTGGGACTGTCGGCCCTGGCGAAGCGACGGGGCATGAGCGTCACCGTGCAGTCTCCTTATTTGCCGCACGCCCTGCTGTAA
- a CDS encoding ROK family protein produces the protein MSRVLALDIGGTSIRAALVEGQQVMERRECATPQPAFPDAVLDAASALARPLRGGADALGIACAGAVAGGLVTPLATHIFPNWLEVPVAQRLGEALELPATVLNDARAAAWGEFRAGAGQGTQEFMFVTVSTGVGAGLVLGGRLHLAANGLDAELGFTSVPAHSHGGFPVPGLGHLTALEHEASGTALGRQAVHLGLAGARALADLAEHWAEQGNEHGGEREAGEARDVYNHAAALLAWKISDVAALLGVTRVALGGSVGLRPGYLARVQRALAAFPARSQPQVVHAQLGADAGLVGAAYWAAG, from the coding sequence GTGAGTCGAGTACTGGCCCTGGATATCGGCGGAACGTCCATTCGCGCTGCGCTGGTGGAGGGCCAGCAGGTCATGGAACGGCGCGAATGCGCCACGCCGCAGCCGGCCTTTCCGGACGCGGTGCTGGACGCGGCCAGTGCGCTGGCCCGGCCCTTACGTGGCGGGGCGGACGCGCTGGGGATCGCGTGTGCGGGCGCCGTGGCGGGTGGCCTGGTGACGCCACTGGCCACGCACATTTTCCCCAACTGGCTCGAGGTGCCGGTGGCGCAGCGCCTCGGGGAAGCGCTGGAGTTGCCAGCAACGGTGCTCAATGACGCCCGCGCGGCGGCATGGGGGGAATTCCGCGCCGGGGCAGGCCAGGGCACCCAGGAATTCATGTTCGTGACCGTCAGCACGGGTGTGGGGGCCGGATTAGTGCTGGGTGGGCGGCTGCACCTGGCCGCCAACGGCCTGGATGCCGAACTCGGTTTTACCTCGGTGCCGGCGCACAGCCACGGGGGCTTTCCAGTTCCTGGCCTGGGTCACCTGACGGCGCTGGAGCACGAGGCCAGCGGCACAGCCCTGGGGCGGCAGGCAGTTCACCTGGGCCTGGCAGGAGCGCGGGCACTGGCTGACCTCGCCGAACATTGGGCCGAACAGGGAAATGAACACGGGGGCGAACGCGAAGCCGGCGAGGCGCGGGACGTGTACAACCACGCTGCCGCGCTGCTGGCCTGGAAAATCTCGGATGTAGCGGCGCTGCTGGGGGTTACGCGGGTGGCCCTGGGGGGCAGCGTGGGCCTGCGTCCCGGCTATCTGGCGCGGGTGCAGCGGGCGCTGGCGGCCTTTCCGGCGCGTTCACAGCCGCAGGTGGTGCACGCACAACTGGGCGCAGATGCCGGGCTGGTGGGCGCGGCCTACTGGGCAGCGGGCTAA
- a CDS encoding DUF4127 family protein: MPRVLLVPPDTRPPTLELPVQLGRMTGAQMLTPPAGALPDFFTPGDTGALRSWLLENAAGADALVLCLETLCLGGMIPARRVSDALEVALGRLETLRELKRLNPALRIYAFGVVVRVAHDNDPHEEKPYYGEWGPELRAYSAAFDRHARHGAAEKSALDAARAALPADVLADWLGTRERNRALHLAALDLLKGGILTHLSVTLDDTSEYGLAAFDRRLLEARADELGVWAHFDTYPGADEVPCALLTRALRHHLPPARAWVTYSGTLGAGVGLIYEDRPAGELVKAHLRGAGCTLARQFSEADFILAVNTPGRRQGNVQPDLATVDTPDRHLPAFADDLRDLLSRGLAVSLADIAYPNGAERRLWQLIQDLPLAQLAGYSAWNTAGNTLGSAVAFGALAPLVTHHAAQQQALLARLVDDALYQAFTRPEVRSALENPSPFDLGEQRGAAEAKLREVITPRIQLLWDRHFAASGLHLSIGAAHLAWPRLFTGVFPLTVTATRPPARPVP, translated from the coding sequence ATGCCGCGCGTTCTCCTCGTTCCGCCCGATACCCGCCCCCCCACCCTTGAACTGCCTGTGCAACTCGGGCGCATGACGGGCGCGCAGATGCTCACGCCGCCCGCCGGGGCGCTGCCGGACTTTTTCACGCCGGGAGACACCGGCGCCCTCAGAAGCTGGCTGCTGGAGAACGCGGCGGGCGCCGACGCCCTGGTGCTGTGCCTGGAAACGCTGTGCCTGGGCGGCATGATCCCGGCAAGACGGGTTTCGGACGCTCTGGAGGTCGCTCTGGGTCGCCTGGAAACCCTGCGGGAACTGAAGCGCCTGAACCCGGCCCTGCGCATCTACGCTTTCGGCGTGGTGGTGCGCGTGGCCCACGACAACGACCCGCACGAGGAAAAACCCTATTACGGCGAGTGGGGCCCTGAACTGCGGGCGTACAGCGCGGCCTTTGACCGCCACGCCCGTCACGGAGCCGCCGAGAAAAGCGCGTTAGACGCGGCGCGGGCGGCCCTGCCGGCGGACGTCCTGGCCGACTGGCTGGGCACCCGTGAGCGCAACCGCGCCCTGCACCTGGCGGCGCTGGATTTGTTGAAAGGCGGCATTCTGACACACCTGTCGGTGACGCTGGATGACACCAGCGAGTACGGCCTGGCGGCCTTCGACCGCCGCCTGCTGGAAGCCAGGGCCGACGAGCTGGGGGTGTGGGCCCACTTCGATACCTACCCCGGCGCGGACGAGGTTCCGTGCGCCCTGCTCACGCGGGCCTTGCGTCATCATCTGCCGCCCGCCAGAGCCTGGGTGACGTACAGCGGCACGCTGGGCGCGGGCGTAGGCCTGATCTACGAGGACAGGCCCGCCGGGGAACTGGTCAAGGCCCACCTGCGCGGCGCCGGCTGCACGCTGGCCCGCCAGTTCAGCGAGGCCGACTTCATCCTGGCTGTCAATACGCCCGGCCGGCGGCAGGGCAACGTCCAGCCGGATCTGGCGACCGTCGACACCCCGGATCGGCACCTGCCCGCCTTCGCCGACGACCTGCGTGATCTGCTGTCCCGCGGACTGGCGGTGTCACTGGCAGACATCGCCTATCCCAACGGCGCAGAAAGACGCCTGTGGCAGCTCATACAGGATCTGCCGCTGGCGCAGCTGGCGGGCTACAGCGCCTGGAACACCGCCGGCAACACCCTGGGTTCCGCCGTCGCCTTCGGGGCCCTGGCCCCCCTGGTCACGCACCATGCCGCGCAGCAGCAGGCCCTGCTGGCCCGCCTGGTGGACGACGCGCTGTACCAGGCCTTCACGCGCCCCGAGGTGCGCTCGGCCCTCGAGAACCCCAGCCCCTTCGACCTGGGTGAGCAGCGCGGGGCCGCCGAGGCGAAGCTGCGCGAAGTCATCACGCCGCGCATTCAGTTGCTGTGGGACAGGCACTTTGCGGCGTCCGGGCTGCACCTCAGCATCGGCGCGGCGCACCTGGCCTGGCCGCGCCTCTTCACGGGGGTGTTTCCGCTGACGGTCACGGCGACCCGCCCGCCGGCACGCCCTGTGCCCTGA
- the pyrF gene encoding orotidine-5'-phosphate decarboxylase, translated as MDFARTVTERTLHLNTRLCVGLDPRAGAYRDPEHLRQHTLDVLEAAAPYAACVKPQLAFYEALGLPGLQILEEVCSAARTLGLPVLLDGKRGDIGSTAAAYAQGWLTGPHAGDALTVNPFLGFQTLRPFLDAAIAHGGAIFVLVKTSNPDQADLQGHGVSEKVAAWISEANSETPAGRYGPVGAVVGATHPGELAKYRELMPRALLLLPGLGAQGAAPQDLRAAFHPGGTGALASASRAVQYADGLDVRASREAAKALRDGLNGAMD; from the coding sequence ATGGATTTTGCCCGCACCGTGACCGAACGCACCCTGCACCTCAACACGCGCCTGTGCGTGGGCCTCGACCCGCGCGCAGGCGCTTACCGTGACCCGGAGCACCTGCGCCAGCACACGCTGGACGTGCTGGAAGCCGCCGCGCCCTACGCCGCCTGCGTCAAACCGCAACTGGCCTTTTACGAGGCGCTGGGCCTGCCTGGTCTGCAGATCCTTGAAGAAGTGTGCAGCGCCGCCCGCACCCTGGGTTTGCCCGTGCTGCTCGACGGCAAGCGCGGCGACATCGGCAGCACCGCCGCCGCGTACGCCCAGGGCTGGCTGACTGGCCCGCACGCCGGGGACGCCCTGACCGTCAACCCCTTTCTCGGCTTCCAGACCCTGCGGCCCTTTCTGGACGCAGCCATCGCCCACGGCGGGGCCATCTTCGTGCTGGTGAAGACCAGCAACCCGGATCAGGCCGATCTGCAGGGCCACGGCGTCAGCGAGAAGGTGGCCGCGTGGATCAGCGAGGCGAACAGTGAAACCCCCGCCGGCAGGTACGGCCCGGTAGGCGCCGTCGTGGGGGCCACGCACCCCGGCGAACTCGCCAAATACCGCGAGTTGATGCCCCGCGCCCTGCTGCTGCTGCCCGGCCTGGGCGCACAGGGCGCGGCGCCCCAGGATTTGCGGGCAGCCTTTCACCCCGGCGGCACCGGCGCACTCGCCAGCGCCAGCCGCGCCGTGCAGTACGCCGACGGCCTGGATGTGCGGGCCAGCCGCGAAGCTGCGAAGGCGTTGCGGGACGGCCTGAACGGCGCGATGGACTAA
- a CDS encoding ParB N-terminal domain-containing protein: protein MFARNQAKQEVERARLYSDMRDFLAVLRRQPNELLPFEWMKQLAPEGEHTLGLQPIPVDSIIGSVDRYREFDRHYLPKEAHLDERWISVRAAQLEGKELPPIQVYKVGGLYFVKDGNHRVSVARRNGQKFIDAYVIELDVTVPPDEHDTLKDLIIKGEYASFLRATRLDEILPGHRPILFTTPGRYARLLEHIHTRQYYLDRKPGREGQPPVTWQEAVRSWYGRLYLRIVDNIDLHDVMYRFPGRTEADLYLWIMDHRYFLTQKYGHDVGSEEATVDFTTQFAPKRFKRWTQRMQLAWTGQLDPDAKFKLSGVSRT from the coding sequence ATGTTTGCCCGAAATCAAGCCAAGCAAGAAGTGGAGCGCGCCCGCCTGTACAGCGACATGCGCGACTTTCTGGCCGTGCTACGCCGCCAGCCCAACGAACTGCTGCCCTTCGAGTGGATGAAACAACTCGCCCCCGAAGGCGAGCACACGCTGGGCTTACAGCCCATTCCGGTGGACAGCATCATCGGCTCGGTGGACCGCTACCGCGAATTCGACCGCCATTACCTGCCCAAAGAAGCGCACCTGGACGAACGCTGGATCAGCGTGCGCGCCGCGCAACTGGAAGGCAAGGAGCTGCCGCCCATTCAGGTGTACAAGGTGGGCGGGCTGTACTTCGTGAAAGACGGCAACCACCGCGTGTCGGTCGCGCGCCGCAACGGGCAGAAATTCATCGACGCCTACGTCATAGAACTGGATGTCACGGTGCCGCCCGACGAACACGACACCCTCAAGGACCTGATTATCAAGGGCGAGTACGCCAGCTTCCTGCGGGCCACCCGGCTGGACGAGATTCTTCCCGGTCACCGGCCCATCCTGTTCACCACCCCGGGCCGCTACGCCAGGCTGCTGGAACATATCCACACGCGCCAGTACTACCTGGACCGCAAACCGGGCCGCGAAGGCCAGCCACCCGTCACCTGGCAGGAGGCGGTCAGGAGCTGGTACGGCCGCCTCTACCTGCGCATCGTGGACAACATCGACCTGCACGACGTGATGTACCGCTTTCCAGGCCGCACCGAGGCCGACCTGTACCTGTGGATCATGGATCACCGTTACTTCCTGACGCAGAAGTACGGTCACGACGTGGGCAGCGAGGAAGCCACCGTGGATTTCACCACCCAGTTCGCCCCGAAGCGCTTCAAACGCTGGACGCAGCGCATGCAACTGGCCTGGACGGGGCAACTCGATCCCGACGCGAAATTCAAACTCTCGGGCGTCAGCAGAACATGA
- a CDS encoding Rrf2 family transcriptional regulator, with product MRLSATDVYAFQALGYLGSQEQTRWVSSEEISESTGVHRPYLVRILAALSAKGIVKSKKGIGGGYALARKPALISLCEVVRGVDGPVAPLSCISLNWHEPCVEEGRCHARASVYTRMRDAMLEVLGEFSVADLVKDQQQGVDYQHCLHHLLKPNA from the coding sequence ATGCGGCTTTCTGCCACGGACGTCTACGCCTTTCAGGCCCTGGGTTACCTGGGCAGCCAGGAGCAAACGCGCTGGGTTTCCAGCGAGGAAATCAGTGAATCTACCGGGGTGCACCGCCCTTACCTGGTGAGGATCCTGGCGGCCCTGAGCGCCAAGGGCATCGTGAAAAGCAAAAAAGGTATTGGGGGTGGGTACGCCCTGGCCCGCAAGCCTGCGCTGATTTCGCTATGCGAGGTGGTGCGGGGGGTGGACGGCCCGGTCGCGCCGCTCTCGTGCATCAGCCTCAACTGGCACGAGCCGTGCGTCGAGGAGGGGCGCTGTCACGCGCGGGCCAGCGTCTACACCCGCATGCGTGACGCCATGCTGGAGGTGCTGGGCGAGTTCTCGGTGGCCGACCTGGTCAAGGATCAGCAGCAGGGCGTCGATTACCAGCACTGCCTACATCACCTGCTGAAACCCAACGCCTGA
- a CDS encoding DUF3293 domain-containing protein, producing MTAWNPLGQEASASQNAEAQARLSAQVRLHFPTSKEVMNGEGRWQEPALLVPGATLRDARRWGTEFDQAAVLFGVRARAALVWRGGRVERLWAARIQAPSPGTGSLEDGELQRP from the coding sequence GTGACCGCCTGGAACCCGCTGGGACAGGAGGCGTCAGCTTCACAGAACGCCGAGGCTCAGGCACGCCTGAGCGCGCAGGTACGCCTCCACTTCCCGACCTCCAAAGAGGTGATGAACGGCGAGGGCCGCTGGCAGGAACCCGCCCTGCTGGTGCCCGGCGCGACCCTGCGGGACGCCCGCCGCTGGGGAACGGAATTTGACCAGGCAGCCGTGCTTTTTGGCGTGAGGGCACGCGCCGCGCTGGTGTGGCGGGGCGGCCGGGTGGAGCGCCTGTGGGCCGCGCGTATCCAGGCGCCATCACCAGGCACCGGGAGTCTCGAAGACGGCGAACTTCAGCGACCGTGA